The nucleotide sequence AATCATTCAAAATATGCAACCTCAAAcatttgctctctctctctctctatatatatatataccaaccTACCTATGATCAAAGGCAGGCAGTGACCTTGAAAACATGAACTCATCTTGGTTTTGACTCACTTCCGAAGCAAAGAAAAGAATGATCGCGGAGGAGCTGTTGAATATAAAACCACAAGAATTTTATTCATTAACTAAAACTGAAAATCATACGGACGgacatatatatattaaaacgTACCTTTAATAGAGCTAATTCCAGACAAATGATCTTCCCTTAAACGGAAGTTTGGTGGAGGTGTTGGGATCGAACTCACTGCAATTAAAAAAAGttaatttctttctttctttataGTAAATATAAACTTGGTTGAACAACATATATGCAATGTTTTCCTTAACAACATGCCTACTTTAGTAACAAATATTAAATATGAATATGGTGATCGATTTACCTTCTTCACTGCTCTCGTGTGAGTAGTAACCCATTCTTGACTTCCTCAAATCTTCTGAAGACCGATTGTTGGGATCTCTTCCATCTTCAGTGTCATCATCTCCCTCAGAAGTTGTGGCAGAAATATAATCAGCTAGATTCTCGGTGGTGTTTCGACTTTTCTTTCCAAATTTCAGCAACCGTTTGAATCCTTTAGTCATATCAGAACTAGGAACGAGATTAGGTTTCTGAGTGATCCCCCATTTTTTCCTCGTTCGAGCTTCTGTTGGGTGTAGATTCCAAGAGGCAGGGCTCGTTATTGGAGATTCAACATCTGACGCCTCCTCGTGAGTATAAGAAAATGAATACTCGGTGCGTGATTTCCATGACATCGGGCTTTCCTCTGGCAAATCTGCAACCCAAGTGTGATCCGCCTGTGAAAACGTGTTGCCGTGTTCGGATTCAGAATCCATCAACTTCTCTGATTCATGACTCATTCTCGGCTCACTCCCATCTACAACATGATCTTCGGTTCCAGTTTTATCAAACTCTTCCGTGAAATCCTCTTTAACCACACTTGGCGGTTCATCCTTTTCCGCCTTGTTTATAGCTTCAGACGCAGACGCCACTGAAGCTTTCAATTTGGCAGTATTCTTTCTCAGAGACCGCTTTGGCTCCATGTTTTTTGATTGTGTCAAAACAACACCTTCTGAGCTCTCAAGTGAAGTCACAGAACTCTTTCTCAACGACTGAGACCTCCGTGACTTATCTTCCATGACAGGTGGCGTCTCCTCATTGGTACTTGTGCTGCGCGTGTAGTTTCTTAACTGAGAACGTGTTGCTGCTTTGGTAGCTGTAGAATATGGTTTTGTGTTTTCTTTGCGCAGATCAGAAAAATTAGGGACAGACTGGGCAAGGGGACTATTCTCGGGTTGTTGACGTCGTCTGCTGGAAGTTGAGGTCAGTTTGGTGGCGGATCTAGGGATTACAGCAGTTGGGGTGTGAGGTAGTGGTGTTTTACCTTGAATGTTTCTCGAAACATCAAAACCAGATAAATCTGCATCATCTTGAAGTGGCCCAAAATCTAGTGGCTGCCATCAAAGTGTTTTAAGCAACTAAAACTATAAAGACAAggaaattgatgatgatgatacataCATACCTCTTCTCTCTTTAAAGCAGCCAATGGAGAAGTAAATGATCTGAGGCGTTGAGCACGTCGCCTTGCACTAGATGCAGAGTTGTGCTTATCTGCAGGCCTGGCTTTCATTTCGGTACTGTGGCGCTCAAGGATATCATGCAAGGCTTTCATCTTAGCTTCTTTCTGTTGGCCATTAGAATCCCACAATTCCTTAAGCCTTGCATCTCTTTTCTTCATGTACCTATCATATGACTTTCCTCTAGATTCATCAGCAAAACTCTGCTGAAGCAAAGAGTTATGATGATTCTGATTATCTGCCATCAGAGAATCAGATATCGTATCAAGAACAGGATCGTCAGCAGCAACGTTGGTTTGACGTGTAGGGTTGGGAAGTCGAAGTTTATGCTGGGCAAAGAGCTTTTCAAGTTCATTTGCTTTGATTTGAAGTTGGTCGTTGAGTTGCCTAGAAGAATGAATAAACTTCCCATCATCCTCTAATCTTCTCGCTTCCTGAGTCATCTCGATTTTCAGTTGATCAGAATTCCCAAATCCTTCTCCTTCACCTGACCTTTATGGACTTGACTTGAGTCAAACAATCGTCAGCAGCAGACTTTTCTAAATTGGACGTCAGCTGACTTGACCTGTCAGATTTGACCGAATTCAACTGTTATCTCAACTTCCGAATCAGCACCACTCACTCCATCTTTTCAAAAACAACATCAGTACGAGGAGTAGGTTCACCCTCTTTCTCTTtttgtttattttcaaaaagATTAATACGGTGGTCTTGCACGTAGCCTGGAAGATGTTTGAGTTTTAGATGCCTTCACACAATCTGACGACGTCGTTGTAATTGCTGACTCATCCACGTCGGACTTCCATGAAAACTCATGTCGTCGTCGTCGTCTGTCGTACGTATTTAGAGCAGGCTTCGCTCGCTGCACCAAAATGCAAATATCAAATATGTTATAAAACTGGGCGACACAAcgaataaataaaataataaaacagcATCTGTCAGAAGAAAAAAATGTGGGACGTGTTGTTTAACTTTTTCTAATTTATTATCTTAAATATAGTATAACTACTATTAAGGCCCCCATGTTCGTGTGGGGGCGTAAACCATACCAAGTACCAGTGTACCACCAATGCTATATCACTGCCAACGGCCAGCAACACCGAAAAATGGGTAAAACAAATaacaaaaaaggaaaaaataaccCCAAACGAAAAGCATACGTAGAATCGTTGAACCATGCATGTCCGTTGCGTCGTGTTAATGCGCAAAAATTAGACTAAAACGTAAAACACAGAAAAGAATAACTaggtcgatctaggacccgctcgttgcgatgaacctgtcaaacagggAAATAAAGACATATTGCGATGGGCATGTCAaatggaaaaaaatagacgaaaaaACATTGAACCCACACATGTTGCGTCGTATTCACTCGCAAAacttagaacgaagcataaaacgaaaaatttacaaaagatgaaaagtataggggATCAAAGTTGAAGACAAAAAAGTATTAGGGGTTAACTTGCAAAAGTTAAAAAAGTTTggataaaagtaaaaaaaaaaaaaaaaattaaagaggttaaaaatgcaaaaaaaaaaaaaaaaaaaaaaaaatgaaaaccttTAAATTAGAAATTAGAAGTCAAAagccaacttttttttttttttttttttgaaaaactccctatACTTAAGAGTACAATTTCATATAGCACAAACATGTTTATAATTTATAGCATGAAAATATAATGTTTAGGTCTAGCaattttagaagaaaaaaaaattagtaaagAAAAAAGATACGTTTTGGTTCATTCAAAGGTTTGGTGTTGCAATTTTTCAAGAATCAAGAGAATGAATAAATATTGcttgaaaaggaagaagaatcAAACTGTGTTTTCAAGTCTGTCTTTAATTGGAATAAAAAGAGAGAAAATAGTTCCATAATTAAGAAAATGAAATACGAGTACGTTTCAACTATAAAATTGACCTAAAAGTGTGTCAATAAGATATTTCTTAAAATGTACACTTAAGTTTGTTCTTCATGATCTAAAATCGATtggtttattattatttaagaCCCAAAATTTAAAATAAGGTTGATGACAAATGATCCGTGAGGGGCGCGATCCATAATGCACGTGGCCCACCCAAGAACAAAGGATCCAATGCTATTATCTACTAACACTTTCAGATTTAGAGGCACCCTCAATCTCTTAATCAAGGTGGCCCACCAAGAAGATTAATCATAaatatacaatacaatacaaaacaaataaaattCTACAAAATGGCTTGCGGTAAAATAAATTTACAAGTTGTGTTCAAAAGGAATATATTACATAACTTTCTGATTTGATCAAACAACTGGAGAAATTTACCAAAACGTTAAATTGATATCTAGTTTAAAATGTAAAGTACCCGAGTCTTGTAATTTGCTTTAAACTTTATAGATCTAGCATTTATAGACAGGGGTATAAACGAGGCGGAGCAGCTAGAGAGCTACTCGGGATCGGATCGGTAAAAACCTCGAATGAGCCGTGCCTTAACGAGTCCGAGCTCGAACATTACATACGAAAGCTCGTTTAGTCTCGCAAGCCAAAACAAATTTTATATTAGTTTTTTTATGTATAATATACCAACTATTTAACATTGGTgggccgagctttggctcgtttaagctaTCGAAGCGAGTTCGAGCTGAGCTTTTAGCTCAAAGTTGTTCTCAAATTACCTCGAGCCAAGCCGAATTCAAGCTCTTGAGTTTTACTTTCGAGCCAAGCCGAATTCGAGCTCTTGAGTTTTactttcgagccgagctcgatcTCAAAATAGTaggctcgaaacgagccgagctcgagcttcattaAAGTAtgatgagccgagctcgagtctAGTCGGGCTGGGGCTCgtctcggctcgtttacacccctatcTATAGAGCATGGCATGCATAAGGAGGCAGGGCCTCTTAGGATGCCAATAAATTGAATATTGATCCAAAAAAATTTTGTATCTTGAGTTATGTGAGTtgctttaagttaacaaaaaataaAGTAATAACTGCTTATAAAAGAAGAGTTTCTTACTTTGGCACCAAACCTCTCGGCAAACAATTGAAGGTCTGCTACTGTGTCATGGTCATATCCAGCAGCCACAGCTCGACCACAAGCCGTAGACAAATTCTGCGTTAAGGTCTCCAATCTTACATCAATTGCCCTCAAAAGTTCCTTGCTGGATGTAAAATCAAACATGAACACAAAATGACAAACAAACACATCTGAATGTGAATTGGGAAGATTTCGATAGTTGTTCCACCATAGTCTCTCAAACTTTCATTTAAGGGCTCTGGCTTAACCACTCAAGTTTCTGTTTGATGAAACTATTTTGAAACACATATGCTGCTGATATAAAGGAGGTTTACAAAAAAAgaggattttttttttgtgtgtcgGGTCTCAATGGGAGCAGCTAATCTATCCCTCGGGATAGAGGAAAAGTTTGCCTCCGTCCCACCCTCCCTAGATCCTACCAATAGCTTTTGCTATAAGCGGGATTTTGCTGGGtacgtttgtttgtttgtttattatacGCTGACATGGCGTGATGATGGTGTAAAAATAGCTGATGCGGTGTACCAATTGCGTATAACTAATGTTAATTTACAATTCAACTGGACATTAGACCACCTGTAGTGGGGcggtatttaaaaaaaaattgaaaaaaaaacgtCCCAAAACGCCCCCCCCCCATTACACTAggcgtttttttttaaattcaaaaatttgattCTGGCGTTATTAAAAAAACGATGAATAGCTCCAATTGATTTGACTAGCCAATGAGCAATtagtttgcttttttttttgtttaatgattggaaggggcattatttggGTATTATTCCCACTACGTCACTTTTacaataacgccccatgctgactggactgtcatgtgtcggataatgccccatagtgggggcattatttttcttaaccCCTACACATGGTCTTATCAACAAAACAATAATGCAATTAAAATGATTAATAAGGGGTGTAGTCTTTGGTCAAAGTTATTAGTAATAGAGTAATTAATAGTTTCCACATTT is from Helianthus annuus cultivar XRQ/B chromosome 9, HanXRQr2.0-SUNRISE, whole genome shotgun sequence and encodes:
- the LOC110876994 gene encoding uncharacterized protein LOC110876994, translated to MKSDTHPYRLSPKRSRCQLFVSGDGHIASGLVKPFESCRGTICTRSIRLEIRSHKNVETINYSITNNFDQRLHPLLIILIALLFCFERLWWNNYRNLPNSHSDVFVCHFVFMFDFTSSKELLRAIDVRLETLTQNLSTACGRAVAAGYDHDTVADLQLFAERFGAKRAKPALNTYDRRRRRHEFSWKSDVDESAITTTSSDCVKASKTQTSSRLRARPPYVKSGEGEGFGNSDQLKIEMTQEARRLEDDGKFIHSSRQLNDQLQIKANELEKLFAQHKLRLPNPTRQTNVAADDPVLDTISDSLMADNQNHHNSLLQQSFADESRGKSYDRYMKKRDARLKELWDSNGQQKEAKMKALHDILERHSTEMKARPADKHNSASSARRRAQRLRSFTSPLAALKREEPLDFGPLQDDADLSGFDVSRNIQGKTPLPHTPTAVIPRSATKLTSTSSRRRQQPENSPLAQSVPNFSDLRKENTKPYSTATKAATRSQLRNYTRSTSTNEETPPVMEDKSRRSQSLRKSSVTSLESSEGVVLTQSKNMEPKRSLRKNTAKLKASVASASEAINKAEKDEPPSVVKEDFTEEFDKTGTEDHVVDGSEPRMSHESEKLMDSESEHGNTFSQADHTWVADLPEESPMSWKSRTEYSFSYTHEEASDVESPITSPASWNLHPTEARTRKKWGITQKPNLVPSSDMTKGFKRLLKFGKKSRNTTENLADYISATTSEGDDDTEDGRDPNNRSSEDLRKSRMGYYSHESSEEVSSIPTPPPNFRLREDHLSGISSIKAPPRSFFSLLRK